The genomic segment AACTCAATGGATACTCCGAACTCGCCGCAGGACTCGAGGCGCTCAAGCCGGGATTAGCGGACACATGGCTCCGGGCGATGGACGGGCACCGGTTCCGGATCGCCAGTGCGGACGACGCTCGGGTTCGGGCGAACGCATTTCTTTGCAACATCCTTTACGAAGGCGACTTCGAGATCAGTTCTGGGTTGTGGCACGCGGCCGGATGGGTCGTATCGTTCAGTGTCACGCCGACGGTCGATGGGGGCGATCTGCCCGGTCGTGAGAAGGAACACAGGCGGGGCGGTTTGCGGAAGGCGAAGCGCGCGATCGTGCCCTCGCGCCGGGTCCGGTTGCCGGCGTACCCGTCGGCCACCCCGCTCTTCGTTGATCGGACGACGGGTCGCGTGGACTGGTACCGCAACCCGCGCACGCAACTCACGTCACAAGCGGGGACCGGACCCTCATTTCCGAGCGAGGCGGCTGAGGTCGACCGGGAGTGATTGCCGGGAGCGCCCGCATACAATTCTGGTACGGCGAGCGGCGTCGAACTCCGGGCGACCCCGACGGAACGGTTCGTTCCGGTGCGCGGATCGTTCGAGGGCCGGCCGCTCGCGTTTCCCACAGTGAGATAACCATGCCCGACGTTCGCGAAACCCCGCTCCTCGTCATCGGCGGCGGACCGGGGGGGTACCCGGCCGCGCTGCACGCCGCCGACCACGGCCTCAAGGTCACGCTGGTGGACGAAGGCGCCAAGCTCGGCGGCGTGTGTCTCAACCGCGGGTGCATTCCGTCCAAGGCGCTGCTGCATACTGCGAAGATCATTCGCGAAGCGCACGAGATGGCCGCCTACGGTGTGACGTTCGGTGACCCGCAGTTCGATCTCGCCAAGCTCCGCGATTTCGTCCAGACGAAGGTGGTGAGCAAGCTCACCGGTGGGATCGGGCAACTCACGAAGGGCCGGGGCGTCGATGTGGTGAAGGGGCGGGCGGTGTTCACGGGCCCCAACACCGTCGAAGTGTCCGGCGACCAGCCCCAGACGATCCGGTTCCAGAACTGCATCATCGCGACCGGTTCGCTCCCGGCGATGCCAAAGCCGTGGGCCATCGGTGACGACCGCGTGATGGACAGCACCGGCGCGCTGCTGCTCCCCGACGTGCCGAAGAAGTTGCTCGTGATCGGCGGCGGGTACATCGGCCTCGAAATCGGCAGCGTGTACGCGGCACTCGGGAGCAAAGTGACGGTGGTGGAGGCGCTCGACCGCATCCTGTTCATGGCCGACAAGGACCTGGTCGATCCGCTCGAGCGGCGGCTGAAGACCGAGTTCGAGGCGATCTACACGAACACGAAGGTGATGGGCCTGGAGGCGACGAAGGACGGCATCGCGGTGAAGCTCGAAGGCGCGGGGGTGCCGGCGTCGCTGACGTTCGACCGTGTGCTGGTGTCGGTCGGCCGGCGGCCGAACTCCGCGGGCCTGGGCCTGGACAAGGCCGGCGTACACGTGAGCGAGCGCGGGTTCATCCCCATCGACAAGCAGCGCCGCACGAACGTGCCGCACATCTTCGCCATCGGCGACGTGGGGGAAGAACCGGGGCTCGCGCACAAGGCGACGGCCGAGGCGCGGGTCGCGGTGGAGGCGATTCTGGGCGAACCGGCCGAGTGGAACCCGCGGGCGATCCCGGCGGTGATCTTTACCGATCCCGAGATCGCGTGGGCCGGCGTCACGCAACAGGAAGCGGACAAGGGGAACATCCCGTACGAGGCGCTGACGTTCCCGTGGGCCGCGAGCGGCCGGGCCGTGAGCATCGCCCGCACGGAGGGCCGCACGAAGATGCTGGT from the Frigoriglobus tundricola genome contains:
- a CDS encoding TIGR02996 domain-containing protein, producing the protein MTDESSLIDLIRANDAAPLPRLIYADWLDDVGDPPSTQKATFLRLWCQLSDTPLSELNGYSELAAGLEALKPGLADTWLRAMDGHRFRIASADDARVRANAFLCNILYEGDFEISSGLWHAAGWVVSFSVTPTVDGGDLPGREKEHRRGGLRKAKRAIVPSRRVRLPAYPSATPLFVDRTTGRVDWYRNPRTQLTSQAGTGPSFPSEAAEVDRE
- the lpdA gene encoding dihydrolipoyl dehydrogenase yields the protein MPDVRETPLLVIGGGPGGYPAALHAADHGLKVTLVDEGAKLGGVCLNRGCIPSKALLHTAKIIREAHEMAAYGVTFGDPQFDLAKLRDFVQTKVVSKLTGGIGQLTKGRGVDVVKGRAVFTGPNTVEVSGDQPQTIRFQNCIIATGSLPAMPKPWAIGDDRVMDSTGALLLPDVPKKLLVIGGGYIGLEIGSVYAALGSKVTVVEALDRILFMADKDLVDPLERRLKTEFEAIYTNTKVMGLEATKDGIAVKLEGAGVPASLTFDRVLVSVGRRPNSAGLGLDKAGVHVSERGFIPIDKQRRTNVPHIFAIGDVGEEPGLAHKATAEARVAVEAILGEPAEWNPRAIPAVIFTDPEIAWAGVTQQEADKGNIPYEALTFPWAASGRAVSIARTEGRTKMLVDPETKRILGVGIVGAGAGEMIAEGVLAIEMGAVARDVLESIHPHPTLSETVMESAELAYGAATHVGKPRKVAK